In the genome of Synechococcus sp. CB0101, the window GGCGGAGCGGGTGCTGGAGAAGCTGGGTGTGCGCCTGCCCCAGCCAATCCTGGATGCAGCCCGCCGCCAGGGTGTGTACCCGCTCGGCATGGGTCTGGCACCCGTAGCCCGCAGCATCGAAGCCAGCGGCGAAGGCTGAAGCCCACCAGCTCTCCGGATTACACCTGCCCCAGGGGTTCGAGAGCCCGCACGGCCTCCCACTCCGCCGGGCTGAGAGGCTGAGCGATCAAGGCGCCGCCGCAGAGGTGCTGCTCCGCGGCCTGGCGCAACTGCTGCTCCAGCTGGTCGGCACTCCAGGCCAGGGGTGCCAGCGGCGGCGGATCCGCTTCAAAGAGCTCCTGCCAGAGGGGCACCGGCGGATCCAGCAACAGGCTGCCGTGTTGGAGCAGGGCGCCGCGATGCCAGAGCTGGGCGCTGCCGATGCGCTTGGTGCCGCTGGCACTCACCAGATCCGCGGCGGTGGCGGTGGCAAAACAGCTGCTGCGCTGGGCCGCTGCTGCAGGGCTGGCCTCCCCGAACTGGAGCGGCTCCCCGGCCAGGGCCAGCGCCTCCTGCAACCAGTGGCAGCAATGGCGGTACACCGCTGCGCGGTCACGTTGCTCGGGCCGAAGCACCAGCGCATAGGTGAGTTCGCCAGCGTGGAGCACCGCCCGGCCACCACTGGGGCGCCGCACCAGCTCCACAGCGGCCCCGCGCCAGTGCGCTGGCCAGCGCTGCTGATGGCGACCAAGGGAGAGAGAAGGTGCGCTCCAGCGATAGAGCCGCAGGAGCGGCGGCCCTCCCGCCAGCAGCTGCTGCAGCATCCAGCGATCGATCGCCATCTGCGTGGCCGCCCCTGCCGTGATCGGCGGAATCCAGTGCCAGGGCCCAGCCTCGCTCAACCGCCTTCAGGGATGCTGGACCCACCTTGCCGCGGCCGAGCCATGCCCTGGGACCTGCTGCCGCTCCTGCCCCTGGGACTGCTGGCGGGCCTGCTCTCGGGCCTGCTGGGCATCGGCGGCGGGCTGATCTTTTCGCCGCTGCTGCTTGCCGTTGGGCTGACGCCCCATCAGGCGCTGGCCACCAGCACCCTGGCGATCCTGCCCACCACCCTGGCGGGCAGCTGGGCGCACCTGCGCAGCGGCCAGGTTCCGGCGCGGGCCGTGCTGGCCATTGCCGGCGGTGCCATCGCGGGGGCGCTGGTGTTCAGCCAGGCGGGTGACGACCTTGAAGACTGGCACCTGTTGGGGCTGCAGGCGCTGATGTACGGCGTGTTGGCCCTTGTGATCGCCCCGCGCCGCAGCGACCAAGCCGAGGCCCCCGACCACCTGCCCTTGGCGGGCCTGAGCGGGGTGGGTCTGGTGGCGGGATGGTCGAGCGGGTTGCTGGGGGTGGGCGGCGGCCTGGTGATGGTGCCGCTGATGGTGCAGGGCCTGGGGATTCGCGTGTATCAGGCGATCCGCCTGAGCACGATCGCGGTCTGCGCCTCAGCGGCAACCGCTGCGGTGACCTTCACCAGCGATGGCCGAGGCAACCTCGGCATGGGTCTGCTGCTCGGGGGCGCCGCCGCGATTGCTGCCCAGTGGTCAGCGTCGCGGCTGCAATCGGTGAGCGAGGCGAAGTTGGTGTGGCTGCTGCGGCTGCTGTGTGTGTTGCTGGCCCTTGATGCCAGCCGCCGGGCTGTCCAGCTGGCGCTCAGCTGAGCCCCTGCCAGAAGCTGCCATCAAGCTCAAAGCCGAGCACCGCTGCCATCTGTTCAAGGTTGCCGCGGCAATTGAGACCTTGGCCCCGCGACCAGTGATCGAGCAGGAAAAGCCGGTGGGTCATCCACAGCTCAAGGCTGTCGGGGGCAAAGCGGATGCCCTCGCTGCGGCTGAAGCTGTGGGGCAACAGCATCGCCACATGGCGGGTGAGCTGACCGCTGCTGCGCTCCAACAACAGCGGCAGCCAGGGGCAGAGGGCATCGGCCCTCAGGCTCCACACCCGCAGCTCCGGAATTTCAGAGAGCTCGCGGGGATCGTCGCTGGCGCGAGGCCACTCGAAATTCAGCTCGAGGCTGCCGCTCTGCTGCAGCAACGCCTCCGGCTCCAGGGAGAACCAGGGCTCCAGCGGGGCCAGGCTGCGCTCCAGCACCTGTTGCTGGGCGATCAACACGGGTCCTGCAGGGGACAAGGCAGCGGCCGGCAATGGAAGCCGACCGTAGCCAGCAGCTGGAACGAGGGGGTGTCGAGCTGTGACAGGCCAGCGCCACAGGCCTGGCAAGCCCGCGCAGCTGCGGGAGAATGGGCTGGATTTCTGCTTTGAATCAGGCCATGACGTCCCTCACCCAGGCCGAAGTGCTGATTGCCCTGGTGGTGGCTGCCCACGCGGGTGTGCTTGCCGTGCGTCTGGCCGCCAGCCTCTACCGCGCCTGATCCCTTGGCAGCGCGGTTGTGGCCTGCTAAAAGCGGGCCACAACTGCTCCATCGCAAGCTTTGAGCCTGCCCCGCACCGCCCAGCCATCGCAGCGGCGATCCGCGCCACGGTGTCAGCACAGCGCCAAGGGTCGCGCGCCCCGATCCGCGCCACAGGCACCGCCAACCCCGCCCGCCTCTCTGCGGCCCTCCACGCCGGCCCAGGAGCTGCTTTGCAGTGGCATCGGCCTCACCCTGAAGGTGGGACTGGGCTTGGTGGCCGTGGTGAGCCTGGTGCGCCTAGGCGGTGCCTACCGCGAACGGCTCGATCGCTACGGCGAGATCACCGCCGTGCTCAACATTCAGCAGGCGAAGCTGAACAAGGCCCAGCAACGCTTCGACGACCTGTTCACCACCGGTGGTGAGCAGCGCCTGATCCAGGAGCAAGACCAGTGGATCGCCCCAAACCGGATGCGCGTGGTGTGGACCACCCCGGGTCAAGGCAGCCCCTCCCCTGCAGCCGCCCCATTTCCAACTGTTGAGCAGCAGCAGCCAAGCACCGAGAAGCCGCAGGCCAGTCGATAACTTGAGGCCCGCCGTATCCCGGGCTTCATGGTGGCCAGCAGCAGCGCATCCAGCTCCAGCAGCAGCCCCGGCGCTGTTTTGATCACAGGCACCACCTCCGGGGTGGGCCTCAATGCCACCAAAGCGATGGTGGAGCGCGGCTGGACCGTGGTGACCGCCAACCGCGATCCCGTGCGGGCGGCAGCGGCCGCCGATGCCCTCGGCATCCCCAGCGAACGCCTGCATCACCTGCGCATCGACCTGGGCGATCTCGAGAGCGTGCGCGTGGGTGTGGAAACCCTCGTGAGTTCTCTGGGCTTCGGTCTCGATGCGCTGGTGATCAATGCGGCGGTGTACAAGCCGCGCCTGAAGGAGCCCGAGCGCTCTCCCCAGGGCTATGAGCTCTCGATGGCCACCAACCACCTGGGCCACTTCCTTCTGATCCAGCTTCTGCTGCCTGAGCTGCAGGCCTCGCAGCACCCCTCCCGCCGGGTGGTGATCCTGGGCACGGTGACCGCCAACTCAAAGGAACTCGGCGGCAAGATCCCCATCCCCGCCCCTGCCGACCTGGGCGATCTGAGCGGCTTCAAGGCCGGCTTCAAGACACCCATTGCCATGGCCAACGGCAAGCCCTTCAAGCCCGGCAAGGCCTACAAGGACAGCAAGCTCTGCAACATGATCACCACCCAGGAGCTGCACCGCCGCCTGCATTCCTCCACCGGCATCGTGTTCAGCTCGCTCTACCCAGGTTGCGTGGCCGACACACCGCTGTTCCGCAACACCCCGAAGGCGTTCCAAACGATCTTCCCCTGGTTCCAGAAGAACATCACCGGCGGCTATGTGAGCCAAGCCCTGGCGGGCGAGCGCGTTGCCCAGGTGGTGGCTGATCCGGCCTTTGCCGCCTCCGGCGTGCACTGGAGCTGGGGCAACCGCCAGAAGAAGGAAGGCAAGCAGTTCAGCCAGGAGCTCTCCGACAAAGCCAGCAATCCCGAAACCGCCCAGGGTGTGTGGGAGGAATCGATGAAACTTGTGGGGCTGGCGTGATCTGAGGCAAGTGCATGGGCCCAGCTGACCTGCTTCGCCGAAGCCCACTCGTCCTGATGGGCTTCGGCGCGGGTGTGCTCACCCCCCTCCTGATGGGAGCCATGCCCGTGCACTTGATTTGGCCATCTGTCGTGCTGGTGAGTGGTGCCGGGCTGTTGGGCACCTTGGCGTTGATCAGCCGGGCAGGAATTCGCGTTGAAATTTTTACGCGTGAATCCATCGCCGTGAGTACCCGCCGCGGCGCCATCCAGGCAGAGGTGACACGCCTGAGGATCTAGTCGAAGCCCAACAAATCGAAGATCTCGCGATCTTTGAGCGATTCGGCCTCGAGGGGCTGCACGCTGTCGAGCATCGATTGGGCCAGCCGCAGATATTCGTTCTGCACCGCCTCCACTTCGGGAGTGGCTTCCATCTCGAAGATCGTGCACTTCTTCAAGCGCGAGCGGCGGATCGCGTCGAGGTCGGGGAAGTGGGCCATCGTCTTCATGCCCACGCGATCGTTGAAGCGATCGATCTGGTCGGTGTCCTTGGAGCGGTTGGCCACCACGCCACCGAGGCGCACCTTGTAGTTCTTGGCCTTGGCCTGGATCGCCGCAATGATCCGGTTCATCGCAAAGATCGAATCGAAATCGTTGGCGGTCACGATCAGGCAGTAGTCGGCATGCTGCAGCGGCGCCGCAAAGCCGCCACACACCACATCGCCGAGCACATCAAAGATCACCACATCGGTGTCTTCGAGCAGATGGTGCTCCTTGAGCAACTTCACGGTTTGCCCGGTCACGTAACCGCCGCAGCCCGTGCCCGCCGGCGGACCACCGGATTCCACGCACTGCACGCCGTTGAAACCTTCAAACACGAAGTCTTCCGGGCGGAGCTCTTCAGTGTGGAAGTCCACGGTTTCGAGGATGTCGATCACCGTGGGCACCATCTGCTTGGTGAGCGTGAAGGTGCTGTCGTGCTTGGGATCACACCCGATCTGCAGCACCCGTTTGCCCAGCTTGGAGAAGGCTGCTGAGAGGTTGGAGCTGGTGGTGCTCTTGCCGATGCCGCCTTTGCCGTAAACGGCAATCACCAGCGCGCCCTCTTCGATCTGGAGGCCAGCCTCCTGGTGCACCTGAACGCTGCCTTCGCCATCGGGCCGGGTGAGCGTGGTGGTCATACAAGCCAGGGCTTCTGTATCTTCATCCAACCCCCGCATGGCGACCACGCAACAGCATTCAGGGCAAAGCGAAACATCAATCCCCGAAGGGTGCGCATCTGCACAC includes:
- a CDS encoding lipoate--protein ligase family protein, whose translation is MSEAGPWHWIPPITAGAATQMAIDRWMLQQLLAGGPPLLRLYRWSAPSLSLGRHQQRWPAHWRGAAVELVRRPSGGRAVLHAGELTYALVLRPEQRDRAAVYRHCCHWLQEALALAGEPLQFGEASPAAAAQRSSCFATATAADLVSASGTKRIGSAQLWHRGALLQHGSLLLDPPVPLWQELFEADPPPLAPLAWSADQLEQQLRQAAEQHLCGGALIAQPLSPAEWEAVRALEPLGQV
- a CDS encoding protochlorophyllide reductase, encoding MVASSSASSSSSSPGAVLITGTTSGVGLNATKAMVERGWTVVTANRDPVRAAAAADALGIPSERLHHLRIDLGDLESVRVGVETLVSSLGFGLDALVINAAVYKPRLKEPERSPQGYELSMATNHLGHFLLIQLLLPELQASQHPSRRVVILGTVTANSKELGGKIPIPAPADLGDLSGFKAGFKTPIAMANGKPFKPGKAYKDSKLCNMITTQELHRRLHSSTGIVFSSLYPGCVADTPLFRNTPKAFQTIFPWFQKNITGGYVSQALAGERVAQVVADPAFAASGVHWSWGNRQKKEGKQFSQELSDKASNPETAQGVWEESMKLVGLA
- the bchL gene encoding ferredoxin:protochlorophyllide reductase (ATP-dependent) iron-sulfur ATP-binding protein: MTTTLTRPDGEGSVQVHQEAGLQIEEGALVIAVYGKGGIGKSTTSSNLSAAFSKLGKRVLQIGCDPKHDSTFTLTKQMVPTVIDILETVDFHTEELRPEDFVFEGFNGVQCVESGGPPAGTGCGGYVTGQTVKLLKEHHLLEDTDVVIFDVLGDVVCGGFAAPLQHADYCLIVTANDFDSIFAMNRIIAAIQAKAKNYKVRLGGVVANRSKDTDQIDRFNDRVGMKTMAHFPDLDAIRRSRLKKCTIFEMEATPEVEAVQNEYLRLAQSMLDSVQPLEAESLKDREIFDLLGFD
- a CDS encoding sulfite exporter TauE/SafE family protein; this encodes MPWDLLPLLPLGLLAGLLSGLLGIGGGLIFSPLLLAVGLTPHQALATSTLAILPTTLAGSWAHLRSGQVPARAVLAIAGGAIAGALVFSQAGDDLEDWHLLGLQALMYGVLALVIAPRRSDQAEAPDHLPLAGLSGVGLVAGWSSGLLGVGGGLVMVPLMVQGLGIRVYQAIRLSTIAVCASAATAAVTFTSDGRGNLGMGLLLGGAAAIAAQWSASRLQSVSEAKLVWLLRLLCVLLALDASRRAVQLALS
- a CDS encoding CRR6 family NdhI maturation factor; amino-acid sequence: MSPAGPVLIAQQQVLERSLAPLEPWFSLEPEALLQQSGSLELNFEWPRASDDPRELSEIPELRVWSLRADALCPWLPLLLERSSGQLTRHVAMLLPHSFSRSEGIRFAPDSLELWMTHRLFLLDHWSRGQGLNCRGNLEQMAAVLGFELDGSFWQGLS
- the psaM gene encoding photosystem I reaction center subunit XII, translated to MTSLTQAEVLIALVVAAHAGVLAVRLAASLYRA